GCTTTTGAATAATGATACATGTTGTGAACAAttgtaagaattttttttattttttttagaaaacaacGTGTAAATCTTTTAGTGGATAAAAATCTAATATGGTAgagtttttacatttttattcccAAATCACGttatttcttaaaagaaaattcatatATGTATCATtactcaaatttattaaatacatttttattatagttGAAGGGAACAAATTAAACCTTTAtgcaaatttaatttgataagcATTGCCATTTAAACATTTTCTAGAGCTTGAGATAAGTTTGGCTTTTTACAAACTTGTGATTATGTATCTAATaagttattttcaaaatattatcttatttaaattaacataaataaaatatttacaatatattttttcaatattaattaaaatgtttccAAACTAATGacaattttaaatcaaatgtcTAAATGAAAATGCAGTGATATTAGCATGTGGGAGGACAAAAAACTTCTTCTATGCATACTATGTTTTGAAAATTCTCACCGGCATGCTTACCGGAGGAAGCCTTTTATGCCTTGCCGTTGCTTACGTGGCCGACATCACCACCGAGGATAAGAGGGCCGCTGCCTTGGGTATGGTCATGGGATTTCTTTGTGCTTCCTCTATCGGAGCAACCCTTGTTGCTCGGGTCCTCTCCAGTGACACAATGTTTCAGGTTCATAGAAATCTTACTAATTTTCGTATActaaacttttattatattctataaGAGTTTTTTTACTAATAAGATGTTTCATGTTTATTGataagagtttttatttttttctatgatGTTTCAAGTTTATTGTAATCTTACTAATTTCTCATATCGATCCTGTAACATTTGTATTGATAAGagattttcttcttcttaatatAGGGCTATTTGGAAATAATCTTGGTTTTTTAActagaatattatattatttaatattttaatatgttataagaaataatatatattattttaaaaaatggccTAAATAATCAGACTtttgatttgatcaaattaaTAGGTTGCACCTGTGATATCACTTATGGCACTAGTCTACATGAGAGTATTCCTCAAGGAATCGAACATCTCTAACCATAACGAGCATTTGGAGCGACCTATCTTGACGAATAGCGGTTTAGAAAATTGTGGCCTTAGTGATGTAGAATCGTCTCGTAAAGCACGACCTTCGAGGAAAATTCcatccattaaggatttcatATTATTGGTTAGAAGAaggtattttgtatttttttttttttactttttcgtCGTTTATGAagttttattaatgaattgCTTTGCAGTCGAATATTTTCTCTAGCAGTTGTAATCACGTTTTTCAACAGTCTTGCGGAGAGTGCACTTGAGGGTGCCGCTATGGTACAATTATTTTGAGACGTTTGAAgaatatttatagtttttaagattttttaatgattaataGCATTGATGTCTTCGTTTTCTTTAGTATTTCTTCAAGGCCCGACTTCATTACAATAAAGACGAGTTTGCCAATATCATTACAATACTAGGTATTGTTGGAATAGTTGATCAGGTAAGGATTGATATTCATTATTAAACACACTAACCATGTTTCCTAGCCAAGTTTTAAAGATCCACACTCATGTTTATCTTTTACAGATAATTCTCGTGCCCATATTGATTCGTTTTATCGGAGAGTATAAGTTGTTGTCTTATAGTCTCATTTCTGGTTTCTTATCGGTAAACATATTCTTTGAATAAatgttttacttatttaatttttcgaCATAATTAATTCGTTGTTTTGAAAATTACAGACTTTAGTTTATAGCGTGGCATGGGCTACTTGGGTAAGTTGCTCATCTTTTTCATATATTTCATTCCAAAtatgttttcattatttttcttcatattcCTTTGAAATGTTTTTGATATTATTTCGTTGCAATAACTTATTTCACGAATtacattatatttgttttgtttttccatTTATAACGTGATTATATATGTCTcatttccaaaataaattattttgccCTCTATTCATTTTCAGGTTCCTTATGTGGTCGCTACATTTAGCATATTCCCTATAGGGGTAACTTGTGTAAGTTTTCTTcattaagaaatttaaattaatctaaGGGATCAATGTTGAATTCATGAAGTATTAAgatatcattattttctttattttgcaGCTAACAAGCATCATGTCCAAACAATTTGGACGCGACGAGCAGGTTAGAAAATTGAATATGAGAATATTTGTTTCAATCGATAAATCGTTCAACTTAGGTTATGTAATAATCGAAATTCATAATATAATTCATAGGGGATGGCCCAAGGATGTATTTCAGCCATTTCTTCTTTTGCAAGCATTATATCTCCAATGATTTTCAGTACTTTAACAGGTATTTTATCGATTTAATTCCACCCccacaaaaaaaaagtaagatttGAGGATTAGGGTTCTTGATATATTCTTATGCAGATCTGTTCTTGTCGGATAAAGCGCCGTTTGATTATCCAGGTTTTAGTATCTTATGCGTTGGAATCACAATGGTAACTCTTGTTATGTTTAGGGTGAATAAAAAAAGATCAtgatatatttgaatatttatgttcTTAACTAAagtaaatttgatttttgatgcAGTTGATAGCATTGATTCCAAGTCTATTGATTGAATTTGATGCTTCTGGTTCGAGTGACAATGTTGTGATCTCTAATGATGATTGTATAGAACCCTAATTAAAGGATTGATTATTAACTAGTTTCTAGCAAGAAAAATATGAGTTGTTTGATTTGTTAtgctaattaatattaattatttgataatatgagTAGTGGATGGTCAAATTGGAATTAGGTCATTTGAAAGCACCAGTATGGAcctaaatgtttgttttaatattataacaaattatatttttcttatagaAATTTATTTTCGGGAGTGATTAACATGACCCAAATtttcatcattattatttaaatcagaAAGTTCTTAGTTAagagatatttaattttaactaacAATTGagttatgaatttattttattttttataagaaaaacacatttgtttgaatttttatgttttttttttgggattttttttttgggatttttttttatgttaatatagaacagattagaaaatgatatgtcagaatagttttttttttggtatttcaTTGTATACCACTTGTATTTTGTTAGTAAAATTATTTCCCTCCTAGCTTTCATTGAAAAACCCATTTATATAACATGTGAAAGATTTTAACATTTGTAAactaatattttacaattacaatcatttttttaaattttcaaaacaaaaagtaaaaattaggttattttcatttgttagaaaatatatgattaaattaaattaatttttgaaagatttattttttttgataattttttagatcaaattaaaaaaaatatatatactattttaacaaaattttgaataaataaaaatggtaacaaataatttcaaataagcaAAAATACtccaaatttgttaaaatagaAGTAAGGACGAactattttaacattattttatctactttatttaatataaaagacaTTAGTCTAAAAATACCTATAACTAGAGTGACCAATCaagattattaaatttaataatatttatacataattaaaaaatattttaaaatattatttcatctaaatcaatctctaaataatctaaataagatagtatacaaaaatatattttttaaataaattaaaaaaaaaatggctcAAATCAAAACGGGTCAAAACAAACATGGTAATTTATATCTCCTCTTCTAGTCTTGCAACAACATGATGTGGATATCTCGAGCTTTTCTGAAGTCCTGGGTTCAAGTCCGTCAGGCGACAAATTCTACGTctagataaataattaagttatttaagtgtgtttgcggactaTCTATTTTAACCCCGTGGGATTAACCACACTCTCAAAAGAAGTTCGGGAGTAAACATtctgaaattataattatgaccTATATATCAGCTTTTGAAGTTTAGGAATTATTTAATCTCACAATAAAAGTTTAAGTGGCTGCATGATCTTCTTTTccaaagaaatataataattgaaaacCACCTCACTGATAAAGTATGGCTGACTGCATCGCTTTATCGATTACCCTTCCGGCGAAACTCCGGCGATATGCTCCATCAAAACCGCCGTCTTCTCTAACGATCTGCTGTGTCCTCAATAAACGAGTTGAtacatttctctcttctcttatCACCACCGCCGCCGTTGCAAACGATCCATCAGTCTCTGATCGCGTAATCCGCAAATTCGTTCAGTCATCTTCCAAATCCATCGCACTTGACGCATTCTCCCGTATAATCTCTCCGGAAAATGCTCATCCTCATCTCTCCTCTTTCGCTCTAACGGTAAATTTCATAAACGCAGCTTCTATCTCTCACTATATCTCACttaatgaattgatttgcaGTTCTATTGGAGGATTACAGAAACGGAATGGTTCAATTGGAATCCTAAGTTATTAGCTGACCTAATTTCTTCTCTTAACGAACGAGGTGAATTGAACGAAGCTCAATCTCTACTTTCAGAAGCGATTGTTAGATTGAAAGACAGAGAACGCGATCTTGCTCTTTTCTATTGTAATCTAGTTGAATCTCATTCCAAACGAAGATCGCAGTTAGGTTTTTGCAATtcttgtgaccttctcaaacaGTTATCTGATTCTTCATCCTCTAATTTCGTGAAACGTCGTGCATTTGAATCGATGATTGGCGGTTATTGTATGATGGATCTGCCTCTTGAAGCGGAGAATCTGATTTCAGAAATGAAAGGTTTGATGATACGACCATCTCTTTTCGAGTTTCGATCACTAATATATGCTTATGGAAGATTAGGTTTATTTGAAGATATGAGAAGAATTACATCTCAAATGGAGAGTCAAGGATTCAAATTAGAAACTGTTTGTGCTAATATGATGCTTTCTTCCCTTGGAAATCATGGAGAATTCATAGAAATGACTACATTGCTTCAAACAATGAAGAAATCTGGAGTTTCGTTCTCCATTAGGACATACAATTCGGTTCTAAATTCCTGCACTTCAATCTCTTCAATGATCGAAGATCTCAAAACTGCTCCTATTTCAATTCACGAACTTATGCAAGCGTTGGAGGACAACAACAACAAAGAACGGGTATTAATCCACGAACTGATTGATTCATCTGTTCTTGAAGATTCAATGGAATGGAATAATCAGGAGATAAAGTTGGATTTGCACGGTATGCATTTACCTTCCGCCTATCTGATTCTGTTACAGTGGATTGAGAAGTTGCGAACAAGGCTCCATGATGAAGATCAAGTAATACCAATGGAGATTACAGTGGTTTGTGGGATAGGCAAGCACAGCATTGTTAGAGGGGAATCGACAGTGAAGAATCTTGTAAAGCAGATGATGATTCGAATGGATTTTCCAATGAGAATCGATAGAAATAACATTGGATGCTTTGTGGGAAAAGGAAAAGCCATTACAAAATGGTTGAATTCGTAATGATTTATCgaatgtttatgttatgttataTTTTACAGTCAAAGTTTAATTTATCAAGAATCTTAGTAACTAATTATACTAAGaacaaaacaatcaaacatGTTTGtgaaatcttaaaaaaaatgatgaaacatAATATGGATGTTTATGATAGCTCTGTGTATCAAGGGATACTACCGGCTGTACAAAACACGCTCAAATCAACAAAAGGAAAAATGGTGATCGGTTTCAATGATTTCTTCCTCGTCGCAGAGTTGATAGAAATCCACCCGATGATTTCTCTTTATCCTTCTTCCCGCTATCACCCTCTTCTCCAACCTGTTCAAACATTGAGTAAATTTCTGAATGACATGTCTAACtagaaaaatgttttcaaataaaaccacTATGGACCTATTTGAAAACACgtcatgttttaaaattatatttcatgtGGGTAACAACCTCATTGGCTATTTGTTGAAGAATATCGATGATTTCATTAAAGTCGGGTCTCGAGGATGGATCTTGCTGCCAGCATCTCTCTTGAAGCTCCACGATTCTTGGGTTTGTGTTCTTTGGAATGGTAGGCCGTAATCCCtaccataaaataaaataaatgaattctGAAGAATGAAGTAAATACAATATGAGGAGGCCTTTTATGTTTAttctttaaattatgttttaattgttGTTTCCATAAATGGTTAATCCCGTTGTATTTGTGTTTGACACTTAGAACACTCGtgttttaatgtatttttatatttatttttgttgttaggCTTAAACaactctcatttatataatCCAAATCAAACGAGCAcatatgaacaaatatatacCTTTTGAACTACCCCGACAGCAGCTTGCAATGGCGTCAAGTACTCGTAGGGAAGCTGAAAATCTcgaataaatttgtttgttagAATGAGTTTGGAAAGAAtgacattaaattaaatacaataaaaaacatTACCTTCCCAGTTAGCAACTCCCACAATACAATTCCAAAGCTAAAAACATCAGCTTTGTGATCATATGGCTTGTGTTCAATAACCTTTTCAATTGCACAAAATTTATATCAGATTCTCAAAAATGTACATCATTTACATACAAAAATTACCGAGACAATATTTCGTATAAACCTCAGGAGCCATCCATCGATATGTCCCGGTTTCAGCAGTCATGACTCCAGATTGAGCTTGAACTCTAGCGACTCCAAAATCAGCCACCTTAACAACCTGCAATGGAGAAAATACATGAATAATCGTATACTAACTATCGCCCATACAAAAATTCTCTTAAGTTTTATTTGGGAAATTAATAAGTCTAATAATTCGGTAGTtaataagaaagataaaagaaTCTGTCCTACATCATTTTCATCCATTAAAAGATTTGCAGCCTTCAAATCCCTGTGAATGATGTTGTTTTGATGGAGATAATTCATGCCCTTTGATATATCAAGAGCTACTCTGAGAAGAGATGGTAACTTGAAGGAAGCTTTGTGTTTATGTAGATGATCATACAAACTTCCACCAGACATGAACTCTGTAGGATAAAAAACACAGAGAAATGCAGTATTTTTAGGGAAATATTTCTACACAATAAAAAGTAataacttttctttttttcgtGACCCAGGTTAATTCCAGGGTGGCTATCATGACCCCCATAGACCCCGTTTAACTGTAGTGTTAAGAATCGAACCTATGGGTTGTAAGCCTCTTGGAAGTTTCCTAGGGTGGATAGTTATTGTTAAAACTCGATGACAAAGTAAAATAGGTAAAGCACATAAAGAACGTGTTGATAGGAAAACACCACGAAAAACAAGGACACTAAAAGAGGTCCAATCCCTTCCCACAACAGGATCCTGCAAAATTCAGGTTTTTTCGCATCATGGGCCCTGGCTCAGCCAAACCCACCCATTCAGGTCACCAAAACTCTAACAGTTACTAAGTACTAAGGAGATCAAAAACACACTGAAAAGGATTCAAACAAACCTGTTATGATGCACAAGCTCGGTGGCTTAGTACACGCACCAATAAATTGCACGACATTCTTGTGCCGCACTTTCCTACAATGATTGTAGTCGTCGGGGAAGACATTAacaatttagaatttttgtttttCCTTATAATACACGGTATAGAATACAAAAGGTTGTAAAAATAGGTAAACCTCATAATGAACACTTCTTGAGCAAATTCCTTAAATAAGTCTGTATTTACTCTATCTGGGTTGAGTACTTTAATGGCTACTTCTTGACTACAATATGTACCTTTGTacctaacaattaaaaaaaggatattcaagaataaattattactcATTATAGAATCATTATATCAACACTTACAAATCGCCATATGAACCAGAAGCAACTTTTCCCTCGAATTTCAACAACCGAGGATCTATCTCCCAAACATCTTTTCCATCATTAGGTATTGTCAAGTGATTAAGAAGCCCAGAATCAACTAAAGGAGAAAAGGGATGACGCGGTGATGGATTCTACATTAGCCATTAAATTGGTTGTTAGTTAGTTAAAACAGTTATGCTCTTTCAGCCTATTAGGGAGAAGAAAACATCAAACAATTACCTCGATCTTTAGAAGTTCTTTTTCTATCGAGGTTCGAAGTTGTTCAGTTTCCTGAAAAGAGAAATAAGAAATTGAAGTAAAAGCCATACAAAGAATATGAAAGAAGCTCATTTTGCTTTCTCATCAAAAGCTGGTTTTGCTTTCTCTGCTCGAGTTAAGGTGTTAGAAGTAATTTGAGCCATTTTTAACTGTTTAGGAAGCAAAATGAGctttttaaaagagaaaaaaggaaGGGAAGTGAAGAGTTTTACCTCATATGGACAACCATCAACAACAAAGACATCCAATGAATATCCATCTGTTGTAGAAAAAGCATGTGCTTCCTTAATGTTCAGTCCTATCTCAGCTAGCAAAGCAGTCAACTTTTGTtttcattacaaaaaaaaaaagcaaaattattatttctcttgTTACAACATTAGCATAAAAATGCAGAAGCTAAATCCAATTCATAATTTACCTGACTGAGGAGTTTCGGTTTGTCGTCAGAAGAATATGTTATTTCATGCATAGGCCTgcaatattgaaaaaaaattaactctGAATTATGAACTTAATCAGCACAACCATCATCATTCATGTCGAAACAAACCAACAAACAGAAAGAACATTGTTGTCATGGACTAGGGTTTACCAGAAAGATTCTCCACCAGAAATAGCAGCTTCCTCATGTTGATCTTGAGATTTGGTTGTTGATTCTAGTGCATGGAACTCGAGATTAGGCGATGAACCAAAAGTAGGCGGTGGAAGACTTCTGCATTTAAAATCCAATTAGCAACACTAATAATCTAAACAACAactgatttaaataaaaaacacagcaattttataaattagtaagTTAATTAGAACCAAACCTTTGTGCCTGTAATCCTCCCACCAGCTTCGGAGAGTTTGAACAAAGAGAATCGGCTGTACTCGCATCAACCACAACTGGAGGAACCTGCAAAAGAAGATAACTCCGTAAAGAGCTtgtatttgaagaaaataacaacaaaaggaaaagaaagttACCGCTTGTACAAGACGAA
This is a stretch of genomic DNA from Impatiens glandulifera chromosome 4, dImpGla2.1, whole genome shotgun sequence. It encodes these proteins:
- the LOC124935429 gene encoding hippocampus abundant transcript 1 protein-like; amino-acid sequence: MGNLIHINMSLFLSNFASMMVFPAMMDVTMAALCPGKDECALVIYLSGFQQSIIGLGMVMMMPLIGNLSDIYGRKQMLTFPMTLSIIPLVILACGRTKNFFYAYYVLKILTGMLTGGSLLCLAVAYVADITTEDKRAAALGMVMGFLCASSIGATLVARVLSSDTMFQVAPVISLMALVYMRVFLKESNISNHNEHLERPILTNSGLENCGLSDVESSRKARPSRKIPSIKDFILLVRRSRIFSLAVVITFFNSLAESALEGAAMYFFKARLHYNKDEFANIITILGIVGIVDQIILVPILIRFIGEYKLLSYSLISGFLSTLVYSVAWATWVPYVVATFSIFPIGVTCLTSIMSKQFGRDEQGMAQGCISAISSFASIISPMIFSTLTDLFLSDKAPFDYPGFSILCVGITMLIALIPSLLIEFDASGSSDNVVISNDDCIEP
- the LOC124933975 gene encoding serine/threonine-protein kinase STY46-like, which codes for MEDTESCGSRVTPESSSTNSRHERLKLEAYNEVLRRLKDSDIQEAHQPGFEDELWIHFNRLPARYALDVNVERAEDVLRHKRLLQLAYDPANRPVFDVRLVQAVPPVVVDASTADSLCSNSPKLVGGLQAQRSLPPPTFGSSPNLEFHALESTTKSQDQHEEAAISGGESFWPMHEITYSSDDKPKLLSQLTALLAEIGLNIKEAHAFSTTDGYSLDVFVVDGCPYEETEQLRTSIEKELLKIENPSPRHPFSPLVDSGLLNHLTIPNDGKDVWEIDPRLLKFEGKVASGSYGDLYKGTYCSQEVAIKVLNPDRVNTDLFKEFAQEVFIMRKVRHKNVVQFIGACTKPPSLCIITEFMSGGSLYDHLHKHKASFKLPSLLRVALDISKGMNYLHQNNIIHRDLKAANLLMDENDVVKVADFGVARVQAQSGVMTAETGTYRWMAPEVIEHKPYDHKADVFSFGIVLWELLTGKLPYEYLTPLQAAVGVVQKGLRPTIPKNTNPRIVELQERCWQQDPSSRPDFNEIIDILQQIANEVGEEGDSGKKDKEKSSGGFLSTLRRGRNH
- the LOC124933976 gene encoding pentatricopeptide repeat-containing protein At2g17033, with the translated sequence MADCIALSITLPAKLRRYAPSKPPSSLTICCVLNKRVDTFLSSLITTAAVANDPSVSDRVIRKFVQSSSKSIALDAFSRIISPENAHPHLSSFALTFYWRITETEWFNWNPKLLADLISSLNERGELNEAQSLLSEAIVRLKDRERDLALFYCNLVESHSKRRSQLGFCNSCDLLKQLSDSSSSNFVKRRAFESMIGGYCMMDLPLEAENLISEMKGLMIRPSLFEFRSLIYAYGRLGLFEDMRRITSQMESQGFKLETVCANMMLSSLGNHGEFIEMTTLLQTMKKSGVSFSIRTYNSVLNSCTSISSMIEDLKTAPISIHELMQALEDNNNKERVLIHELIDSSVLEDSMEWNNQEIKLDLHGMHLPSAYLILLQWIEKLRTRLHDEDQVIPMEITVVCGIGKHSIVRGESTVKNLVKQMMIRMDFPMRIDRNNIGCFVGKGKAITKWLNS